One window of Methylococcus sp. EFPC2 genomic DNA carries:
- a CDS encoding NADH-quinone oxidoreductase subunit B family protein, whose product MSIYGKIFRTGVLTEKLPPRARDEAVEQVGAQLKTVVDKRFRGSLAIRQVDAGSCNGCELEIHALNNVYYDIERFGVHFVASPRHADILMVTGPVSRHMETALKRTYEATPDPKWVIAVGDCGACGGEFGVSYASCGAVGNVIPVDLTIPGCPPTPLALLQGVLSLCARR is encoded by the coding sequence TTGAGCATCTACGGCAAGATATTCAGAACCGGCGTACTCACCGAAAAGCTGCCGCCGCGTGCGCGCGACGAGGCGGTCGAGCAGGTCGGGGCGCAACTCAAAACCGTCGTCGACAAGCGCTTCCGCGGCAGCCTGGCGATACGGCAGGTCGACGCCGGCTCCTGCAATGGCTGCGAGCTGGAGATCCACGCGCTCAACAACGTTTATTACGACATCGAGCGTTTCGGCGTGCATTTCGTCGCCTCGCCCCGCCATGCCGACATCCTGATGGTCACCGGCCCGGTCTCGCGGCACATGGAGACGGCCCTGAAGCGTACCTACGAGGCCACGCCCGATCCCAAGTGGGTCATCGCGGTGGGCGACTGCGGCGCCTGCGGCGGCGAATTCGGCGTGTCCTACGCCAGTTGCGGCGCGGTCGGCAACGTCATTCCGGTGGATCTGACCATCCCGGGTTGCCCACCGACGCCGCTGGCGTTGTTGCAGGGGGTGTTGAGCTTGTGCGCTCGCCGGTGA
- a CDS encoding NADH-quinone oxidoreductase subunit C, with translation MNETGDQTLETLARFAERGLELRSVEPSQLPPAEVAHIAAADWRRAAQIAKAEGWRWAGVWAEDLGPELRVSACLQKDGGYLIVRTVLDPAHASLPSQASYFWAADRPERAIRDLYGIRFEGHHDERRWVRHQAWDERSFPLRKSFPAVGRPPESTPADKDYPFLQAQGPSVYEIPVGPVHAGIIEPGHFRFQAVGETVLNLEERLGYVHKGVEKIAEGRDAAGLARLAGRVSGDTTVGHAYAACLAMECAAGMAIPERATWLRALLAERERVVNHLWDLGALCNDVGFAFGYYQLGRLRELWLRENQQWFGHRLLMDRIVPGGVTVDVLPDVATSMRYSIVALRAELDELLTLLDGNSSLEDRFLGAGAFSVELAAELGALGFVGRASGQTFDVRKDAPYAPYDRLNLRVPVEVQGDVASRFWVRYKELRVALRLLEQLLESLPAGAIAAPWLAPPEGAEGFAAVEGWRGEILCYVRFGGEGRIDRYWPRDPSVVNWPALEKLVLGNIVPDFPVCNKSVNGSYSGHDL, from the coding sequence ATGAACGAGACCGGCGACCAGACGCTTGAGACTTTGGCACGCTTCGCCGAACGGGGCCTCGAACTACGGTCGGTCGAACCCAGCCAGCTGCCGCCGGCCGAAGTTGCCCATATCGCCGCGGCCGATTGGCGACGGGCGGCGCAGATCGCCAAGGCCGAAGGCTGGCGCTGGGCAGGCGTGTGGGCGGAGGACTTGGGTCCCGAATTGCGGGTCAGCGCCTGCCTGCAGAAAGATGGCGGTTATCTGATAGTTCGCACCGTGCTCGATCCGGCCCACGCGAGCCTGCCTTCCCAGGCCTCTTATTTCTGGGCGGCCGACCGTCCCGAGCGGGCTATCCGTGATCTCTACGGCATCCGTTTCGAAGGACATCACGACGAGCGCCGCTGGGTGCGCCACCAGGCCTGGGACGAACGCAGCTTTCCCCTGCGCAAAAGTTTTCCGGCCGTGGGCCGCCCGCCCGAGAGCACGCCAGCGGACAAGGATTACCCCTTTCTCCAGGCGCAAGGCCCCAGCGTCTACGAGATCCCCGTGGGGCCGGTGCACGCCGGCATCATAGAACCCGGCCATTTCCGCTTCCAGGCGGTGGGCGAGACCGTGCTGAATCTCGAAGAGCGGCTGGGCTACGTGCACAAGGGCGTGGAAAAAATCGCCGAAGGCCGCGATGCGGCGGGCCTGGCCCGGCTGGCGGGACGGGTGTCGGGCGATACCACGGTCGGACATGCCTACGCCGCCTGTTTGGCGATGGAGTGCGCGGCAGGGATGGCCATTCCCGAGCGGGCAACCTGGTTGCGCGCCCTCCTGGCCGAGCGCGAACGGGTTGTCAATCACTTGTGGGATCTGGGCGCTCTCTGCAACGACGTCGGCTTCGCTTTCGGCTACTACCAGCTCGGCCGTCTCCGGGAACTGTGGTTGAGGGAAAACCAGCAATGGTTCGGCCATCGCCTGCTGATGGATCGCATCGTGCCGGGCGGCGTGACCGTCGACGTCCTGCCGGATGTGGCGACGAGCATGCGTTATTCCATCGTCGCCCTGCGGGCCGAACTGGACGAGTTGCTGACCCTGCTCGACGGCAACTCCTCGCTGGAAGACCGTTTCCTCGGCGCCGGCGCGTTCAGCGTCGAACTGGCCGCAGAACTGGGCGCATTGGGTTTCGTCGGGCGCGCCAGCGGACAGACTTTCGACGTGCGCAAGGATGCCCCCTATGCACCCTACGACCGATTGAACCTGCGGGTTCCGGTCGAAGTGCAGGGCGATGTCGCCTCGCGTTTCTGGGTGCGCTACAAGGAATTGCGCGTCGCCTTGCGCCTGCTGGAACAGTTGCTCGAAAGCTTGCCCGCGGGCGCGATTGCCGCGCCCTGGCTGGCGCCGCCGGAGGGAGCGGAAGGCTTTGCCGCCGTCGAAGGCTGGCGCGGCGAAATCCTCTGCTACGTCCGTTTCGGCGGGGAAGGCCGGATAGACCGCTACTGGCCGCGCGATCCCAGCGTCGTCAACTGGCCGGCCCTGGAAAAGCTGGTGCTGGGCAACATCGTGCCCGACTTCCCGGTGTGCAACAAATCGGTCAACGGCTCCTATTCCGGCCACGACCTCTGA
- a CDS encoding hydrogenase 4 subunit F, with translation MTGVYLLLAVPIAGMALLAFRGGNLQAGVFNIRCNALALAASVWLAVDVLLHGPVLSTGHMLYVDSFNVYLVVLTAFVGLTTSVFSGPYMAHEQAIGRVSPARLKLYYTMYQGFMLAMYLVLTTNNMGVMWVAMEGATLATVLLVSLYRTPESIEAAWKYFILCGVGIAQALFGTVLLYFAAEQKLGVGGEGLLWTVLHDHAAELDPAILSLAFVFLLVGYGTKIGLVPLHQWLPDAHSEGPTPMSAILSGLLLNDALYAVVRSKMLVDGSLGTHLAGNLMMGFGLLSFLVAALFLHRQTDIKRLFSYSSIEHMGLMTFAFGVGGPWATFAALFHMTTHALTKSAIFVTVGHAAQLAGTQRMEKIRGLILTQPAIGWGLLVGTVAIAGFPPFGVFASEFLVLVATMHDYPWLTPLLLLGIGLAFAGLFRHIQPMVYGDVPEGQKAIKANLKPVALHLVLVLWLGLAIPSFLGNWFNQATQLISGSLPQ, from the coding sequence ATGACGGGCGTCTATCTGCTGCTCGCCGTGCCCATCGCCGGCATGGCCCTGCTGGCCTTCCGCGGCGGCAATCTGCAGGCGGGGGTTTTCAATATCCGCTGCAACGCGCTGGCCCTGGCGGCCTCGGTCTGGCTCGCGGTCGACGTGCTGCTGCATGGTCCCGTGCTGTCGACGGGGCACATGCTTTACGTCGACAGCTTCAACGTCTATCTGGTGGTCCTGACGGCTTTCGTCGGCCTGACCACGTCCGTCTTTTCCGGCCCCTACATGGCGCACGAGCAGGCGATCGGCCGGGTCAGTCCGGCGCGCCTGAAGCTTTACTACACCATGTACCAGGGCTTCATGCTGGCCATGTATCTGGTGCTGACCACCAATAACATGGGCGTGATGTGGGTGGCGATGGAGGGCGCGACGCTGGCGACGGTGCTGCTGGTGAGCCTTTACCGCACGCCGGAATCGATAGAAGCGGCCTGGAAATATTTCATCCTGTGCGGCGTGGGCATCGCCCAGGCCTTGTTCGGCACAGTGCTGCTTTATTTCGCCGCCGAGCAAAAACTGGGCGTGGGCGGGGAAGGGCTGCTGTGGACGGTGTTGCACGATCATGCGGCCGAACTCGATCCCGCCATCCTCAGCCTGGCCTTCGTCTTCTTGTTGGTGGGCTACGGCACCAAGATCGGCCTGGTTCCGCTGCATCAATGGCTGCCGGACGCCCATTCCGAAGGCCCCACCCCGATGTCCGCCATCCTGTCCGGTTTACTGCTCAACGACGCGCTCTACGCGGTGGTGCGCAGCAAGATGCTGGTCGACGGCTCCCTAGGCACGCATCTGGCGGGCAACCTGATGATGGGCTTCGGCCTGCTGTCCTTCCTGGTGGCGGCGCTGTTTCTGCACCGCCAGACCGACATCAAGCGGCTGTTCAGCTATTCGTCCATCGAGCACATGGGGCTGATGACCTTCGCCTTCGGCGTCGGTGGCCCCTGGGCGACTTTCGCCGCGCTGTTCCACATGACCACCCATGCGCTGACCAAGTCGGCCATCTTCGTCACCGTCGGGCATGCCGCCCAACTGGCCGGGACCCAGCGCATGGAAAAGATCCGCGGCCTGATCCTGACCCAGCCGGCCATAGGCTGGGGCTTGCTTGTAGGCACCGTGGCCATCGCCGGCTTTCCGCCCTTCGGCGTGTTCGCCAGCGAATTCCTGGTGCTGGTCGCCACCATGCATGACTATCCCTGGCTGACGCCTCTGTTGCTGCTGGGCATAGGCCTGGCTTTCGCCGGCCTGTTCCGCCACATCCAGCCCATGGTCTACGGCGACGTGCCCGAAGGCCAGAAAGCCATCAAGGCCAACCTCAAGCCGGTCGCCCTGCACCTGGTCTTGGTGCTTTGGCTGGGCCTGGCCATTCCTTCCTTCCTGGGCAATTGGTTCAACCAGGCGACCCAGCTGATCTCCGGGAGTTTGCCGCAATGA
- a CDS encoding formate hydrogenlyase has product MSIIDLDLYGQAILLLAGLIALTSFLMLGQSRLVRLVLVFAVQGWLLAAATALAAGVLNYPHLYVSALLSLVLKGIILPLLLYRLIHRLGLHRVMDTIAHPARVMLGGASLVVFSYYVSLPVVAHSPLVTLNAIAVSLAVVLLGMLLMITRRQAVAHVVGFMSIENGLFFAAVVSTYGMPMVVELGVAFDVLVAAVVFGVFFFQISASIDSLNVDQLSKLSEVER; this is encoded by the coding sequence GTGTCCATCATTGATCTCGATCTTTACGGCCAGGCCATATTGCTGCTGGCCGGACTGATCGCCCTGACCTCCTTTTTGATGCTGGGCCAATCGCGCCTGGTGCGGCTGGTCTTGGTATTCGCCGTGCAGGGCTGGTTGCTCGCGGCGGCCACGGCCTTGGCTGCCGGCGTGCTGAATTATCCCCATCTCTATGTGTCGGCGCTGTTGAGCCTGGTGCTGAAAGGGATCATCCTGCCGCTGCTGCTGTATCGGCTGATCCACCGGCTGGGCTTGCACCGGGTGATGGACACCATCGCCCATCCGGCCCGGGTGATGTTGGGCGGCGCCTCGCTGGTGGTGTTCAGCTACTACGTGTCCCTGCCGGTGGTCGCCCATTCGCCCCTGGTGACGCTCAACGCCATCGCCGTGAGTCTGGCGGTGGTCCTGCTGGGCATGCTGCTGATGATCACCCGGCGGCAGGCGGTCGCCCACGTGGTGGGCTTCATGTCCATCGAGAACGGTCTGTTCTTCGCCGCCGTCGTGTCCACCTACGGCATGCCCATGGTGGTCGAGCTGGGCGTGGCCTTCGACGTGCTGGTCGCCGCGGTGGTGTTCGGCGTGTTCTTCTTCCAGATCAGCGCCAGCATCGACTCGCTGAACGTGGACCAGCTCAGCAAGCTCAGCGAGGTGGAGCGATGA
- a CDS encoding respiratory chain complex I subunit 1 family protein, which translates to MPWLLAFLQTLLFVAAAPLLAGWIKRVKCRLQNRKPPSLFQPYRDLLKLYRKQPIVPHPASWIFRAAPYIVFASTVLAAAIVPLVAVDLPTARIADVIVLVGFFALGRTFQVLAGMDIGTAFGGMGSSREMTISSLAEPAMLMAVFTLAMSAHTTNLSQAMNYVLDTGLVLRPSFVFAIAGLMLVAIAETGRIPVDNPATHLELTMIHEAMILEYSGRWLALIEWASQIKLMLYGVLIANIFFPWGIAQDFSPQALGLGVAVVLGKLAALAVVLALSETVFAKMRIFRVQEYLSFAYLLSVLGMLSHIILEAARVHH; encoded by the coding sequence ATGCCCTGGCTGCTTGCGTTCCTGCAAACCCTGCTCTTCGTCGCCGCCGCTCCGCTGCTGGCCGGCTGGATCAAGCGCGTCAAATGCCGCTTGCAGAACCGCAAGCCGCCTTCTCTGTTCCAGCCTTACCGGGACCTGCTCAAGCTGTACCGCAAGCAGCCCATCGTTCCGCATCCGGCTTCCTGGATATTCCGCGCCGCGCCCTACATCGTGTTCGCGTCCACCGTGTTGGCGGCGGCCATCGTCCCGCTGGTGGCGGTCGATCTGCCGACCGCGCGTATCGCCGACGTCATCGTGCTGGTGGGCTTCTTCGCGCTCGGACGGACCTTCCAGGTGCTGGCGGGCATGGACATCGGCACGGCCTTCGGCGGCATGGGCTCCTCGCGCGAGATGACCATCTCTTCGCTGGCCGAACCGGCCATGCTGATGGCGGTGTTCACCCTGGCGATGAGCGCACATACCACCAATCTGTCCCAGGCCATGAACTATGTGCTGGACACCGGGCTGGTGCTGCGGCCTTCATTCGTCTTCGCCATCGCGGGCCTGATGCTGGTGGCCATCGCCGAAACCGGGCGCATTCCCGTGGACAACCCGGCCACCCATCTCGAACTGACCATGATCCACGAGGCCATGATCCTGGAATACAGCGGCCGCTGGCTGGCGCTCATCGAATGGGCCAGCCAGATCAAGCTCATGCTCTACGGCGTGCTCATCGCCAACATCTTCTTCCCTTGGGGCATCGCCCAGGACTTTTCCCCGCAGGCGCTGGGGCTGGGAGTGGCCGTGGTGCTGGGCAAGCTGGCCGCATTGGCCGTGGTCCTGGCCTTGTCCGAAACGGTATTCGCCAAGATGCGCATCTTCCGGGTGCAGGAATATCTCAGCTTCGCCTATCTCCTCAGCGTGCTGGGCATGCTGAGCCACATCATCCTGGAGGCGGCCCGTGTCCATCATTGA
- the hyfB gene encoding hydrogenase 4 subunit B, whose amino-acid sequence MSLFFAYLSVLAALSSGLLALAVHGRAELERLVGRCWPGGPGRSAPWAGVFAEPGYAGRLRRGVFALLGLAGTSALLAGLGALLSDGILSDTLPLGLPWLSWHVRLDALSGFFFCVLGLPLIAVSLYGPGYVEEFEHGKHAFAVLGLFTGLFVAGMELVLLADDAFFFMIAWELMSVASYFLVAYQHEHAANRRAAFLYLLMAEIGAIAIILGFGVVAGFAGGLSFDALRGARLSPLWASAAFVLGLLGFGMKAGLVPIHAWLPEAHPVAPSHISALMSGVMLKIAVYGFIRFTFDLLDQILWQWGVLVLVIGSASAVLGILYALQQQNLKRLLAYSSVENLGIVFVALGLSLIFLSNGQNELGALALVAALLHAFNHALFKSLLFLGAGAILHQTHEHSLEAMGGLIHRMPKLAGIFLVGTLSIAALPPLNGFVSEWLIFQTALQAGTLQSGVLRSLIPAASAVLALTSALAATCFVKVYGVAFLGLPRSHHVAHAHEVSHRGMLAGPALLAMACVLFGVLPGPLINGVGAVTGQLTGFTLPSLSALGWLWLTPVSPEVASYAPALVLLGILAVGWVCYHVLYRRSGLEPRQAEPWDCGFGGLTPRMQYTSGAFSMPIRRIFNPVFDVRENLEEIRGGAGDTRVLSQRYHFQVLDRFWRWLYEPVGHAVNRLAREVGRLQTGNIRTYLAYSFFTLVFLLWVIS is encoded by the coding sequence ATGTCCTTGTTTTTCGCCTATCTGTCCGTGCTGGCCGCTTTGTCGTCGGGTCTGCTGGCGCTCGCCGTGCATGGGCGCGCGGAGTTGGAGCGGCTCGTCGGCCGGTGCTGGCCGGGCGGTCCTGGCCGGTCGGCCCCTTGGGCCGGTGTGTTCGCGGAGCCGGGCTATGCCGGCCGGCTCCGGCGGGGCGTGTTCGCCCTGCTGGGCCTCGCCGGTACCAGCGCCTTGCTGGCCGGCCTGGGCGCGTTGCTGAGCGACGGGATACTCTCCGACACCCTGCCTTTAGGCTTGCCGTGGCTGAGCTGGCATGTCCGCCTCGACGCCTTGTCGGGCTTTTTCTTTTGCGTGCTGGGTCTGCCGCTGATCGCCGTCAGTCTTTACGGACCGGGCTATGTGGAGGAGTTCGAGCACGGCAAACACGCCTTCGCCGTGCTGGGGTTGTTCACCGGTCTGTTCGTCGCCGGCATGGAACTGGTGCTGCTGGCGGACGATGCGTTTTTCTTTATGATCGCCTGGGAGCTGATGTCGGTCGCCAGCTACTTCCTGGTCGCCTACCAGCACGAGCATGCCGCCAACCGGCGGGCCGCATTCCTCTATCTGCTGATGGCCGAGATCGGTGCCATCGCCATCATTTTGGGTTTCGGTGTCGTCGCCGGATTCGCCGGCGGATTGAGCTTCGATGCCTTGCGCGGGGCCCGTTTGAGTCCGCTGTGGGCCAGCGCGGCCTTCGTGCTGGGCCTGCTCGGCTTCGGCATGAAGGCCGGGCTGGTGCCCATCCACGCCTGGCTGCCGGAAGCCCACCCGGTCGCGCCCTCGCATATCTCCGCGCTGATGAGCGGGGTGATGCTGAAGATCGCGGTTTACGGCTTCATTCGCTTTACCTTCGATCTCCTGGACCAGATCCTCTGGCAATGGGGCGTGCTGGTGCTGGTGATCGGTTCGGCCTCGGCCGTGCTGGGCATTTTGTATGCCTTGCAGCAGCAGAACCTGAAGCGTCTGTTGGCCTATTCCTCGGTGGAGAACCTCGGCATCGTGTTCGTGGCCCTGGGACTGTCCCTGATTTTCCTCAGCAACGGCCAAAACGAACTGGGCGCCCTGGCCCTGGTGGCGGCGCTGTTGCATGCCTTCAACCATGCCTTGTTCAAGAGCCTGTTGTTCCTGGGGGCGGGCGCCATCCTGCATCAAACCCACGAGCACAGCCTGGAGGCCATGGGTGGGCTGATCCATCGCATGCCCAAGCTGGCGGGCATCTTCCTGGTCGGCACCCTCAGCATCGCCGCCTTGCCGCCCCTGAACGGCTTCGTTTCGGAATGGCTGATCTTCCAGACCGCGCTGCAGGCCGGCACGCTGCAGAGCGGGGTGCTGCGCAGCCTGATACCCGCCGCCAGCGCCGTGCTGGCCCTGACCTCGGCGCTGGCTGCCACCTGTTTCGTCAAGGTCTACGGCGTGGCCTTTCTGGGGCTGCCCCGTTCGCACCATGTCGCTCATGCCCACGAGGTGAGCCATCGCGGCATGCTGGCAGGGCCCGCCCTGCTCGCCATGGCCTGCGTGCTGTTCGGCGTGCTGCCCGGGCCACTCATCAACGGTGTCGGTGCGGTGACCGGGCAGTTGACCGGATTCACCCTGCCCAGCCTGTCCGCGCTGGGCTGGCTATGGTTGACGCCCGTGTCGCCCGAAGTGGCGTCCTACGCGCCGGCCCTGGTTCTACTCGGGATCCTGGCGGTGGGCTGGGTCTGCTACCACGTCCTGTATCGCCGCAGCGGCCTGGAGCCGCGCCAGGCCGAGCCCTGGGATTGCGGTTTCGGCGGCCTGACGCCGCGCATGCAATACACCTCGGGCGCTTTCAGTATGCCCATTCGGCGCATTTTCAATCCGGTGTTCGATGTGCGCGAAAACCTCGAAGAGATCCGGGGAGGGGCGGGCGACACGCGGGTGTTGTCCCAGCGCTATCACTTCCAGGTGCTCGACCGCTTCTGGCGCTGGCTGTACGAACCGGTGGGGCATGCCGTCAACCGCCTGGCCCGCGAAGTGGGGCGGCTGCAAACCGGGAATATTCGCACCTATCTGGCTTATTCCTTTTTTACCCTGGTCTTTCTCCTTTGGGTGATCAGCTGA
- a CDS encoding SulP family inorganic anion transporter has product MDHPVNLNSLPATGLTGLKAHWRKDIAAGFLVFLIALPLCLGVAVASGFPPMAGILTAAVGGLLVSRINGSHVTITGPAAGLIVVILAAVQSLGQGDAMAGYRYTLAAIVISGVLQIALGYYKAGRLSAFFPASVVHGMLAAIGIIIMAKQIPVMAGVKTVSGGLLSSIADIPRGLSFFIPEVAFVALVGLGVLVAWPKVQQPWLRKIPAPLLVVASGMFLGQVFGLDHLRPGESFMVPKDLIVGPDFLVTIPDSIAASFYFPDFSKIFTLAFWESVLAITLVGSLESLLSTAAVDKLDPYQRYSDLNRDLTAVGVGNTLAGLIGGLPMIAEIVRSSANVDAGARTGWANFFHGAFLLIFVIALPHVIDTIPLASLAALLVYTGFRLASPQAFERTMDLGKEQLVLFVLTIVGVLATNLLAGVLIGIAAKLVIHVARGVPLRNLLTISYHLERRDANTCVIRVSGSAIFSNFLALKSQLAEFPAAKTVVFDLSDAYLIDHTVMEFIEHYRQDRIARGGHCEIHGLGEHEAYADHVLAARINKQQA; this is encoded by the coding sequence ATGGACCACCCCGTTAATTTGAATTCCCTGCCCGCAACCGGGCTGACAGGCCTGAAGGCCCACTGGCGCAAGGATATTGCCGCCGGTTTCCTGGTGTTTCTGATCGCCTTACCCCTGTGTCTGGGGGTGGCCGTGGCCTCGGGCTTCCCGCCCATGGCCGGGATATTGACCGCCGCCGTCGGCGGACTGCTGGTGTCCCGGATCAACGGCTCCCATGTCACCATCACGGGGCCTGCCGCCGGCCTGATCGTGGTGATCCTGGCGGCGGTGCAGTCGCTCGGGCAGGGCGATGCCATGGCCGGCTACCGCTACACCCTGGCGGCCATCGTCATATCCGGCGTGCTGCAGATAGCCCTGGGCTATTACAAGGCGGGCCGGTTGTCCGCATTTTTCCCCGCCTCGGTGGTACACGGCATGCTGGCCGCGATCGGCATCATCATCATGGCCAAGCAGATACCGGTGATGGCGGGCGTGAAGACCGTCAGCGGCGGCCTCTTGTCGAGCATCGCCGACATCCCGCGCGGCCTTTCGTTTTTCATACCGGAAGTCGCCTTCGTCGCCCTGGTGGGCCTGGGCGTGCTGGTCGCCTGGCCGAAAGTCCAACAGCCCTGGCTCAGGAAGATACCGGCACCGCTGCTGGTCGTCGCGTCCGGCATGTTCCTCGGGCAGGTTTTCGGCCTGGACCACCTGCGGCCGGGCGAATCGTTCATGGTGCCCAAGGACTTGATCGTCGGCCCGGATTTTCTGGTCACCATTCCCGACAGCATTGCGGCCAGTTTCTATTTCCCGGACTTCTCCAAGATCTTCACCCTGGCCTTCTGGGAAAGCGTGCTGGCGATCACCCTGGTGGGTAGCCTGGAAAGCCTGCTGAGCACGGCGGCGGTGGACAAACTCGATCCCTACCAGCGCTATTCCGACCTGAACCGCGACCTGACCGCGGTGGGGGTGGGCAATACCCTAGCCGGGCTGATCGGCGGTTTGCCGATGATCGCCGAAATCGTGCGCAGTTCCGCCAACGTCGATGCCGGCGCCAGGACCGGCTGGGCCAATTTCTTCCACGGGGCCTTCCTGCTGATCTTCGTGATCGCCCTGCCGCATGTGATCGACACGATACCGCTGGCCTCGCTGGCCGCGCTGCTGGTCTATACCGGGTTTCGCCTCGCCTCGCCGCAGGCTTTCGAGCGGACGATGGATCTCGGCAAGGAACAGCTCGTCCTGTTCGTCCTCACCATCGTCGGTGTGCTGGCCACCAATCTGCTGGCCGGGGTGCTGATCGGCATCGCCGCCAAGCTGGTGATCCACGTGGCGCGAGGCGTTCCATTGCGCAATTTGTTGACCATTTCCTACCACCTTGAGCGCCGGGACGCGAACACCTGTGTCATCCGTGTGAGTGGCTCGGCCATTTTTTCCAATTTTCTCGCGCTCAAGAGTCAACTGGCCGAATTCCCGGCCGCCAAGACGGTGGTTTTCGATTTGTCCGACGCCTATCTGATCGACCACACGGTCATGGAATTCATCGAGCATTACCGGCAGGACCGGATCGCCCGCGGCGGACATTGCGAAATTCACGGCCTGGGCGAACACGAAGCCTACGCGGACCACGTCCTGGCGGCCCGCATCAACAAGCAGCAAGCCTAA
- a CDS encoding phage tail protein has protein sequence MKSAIRLTAFFALSLALQDTALAAESSYGNSADYQFRLSFGKGSEEYFARCSGIGSSNEVVEHKMLVDRGRTEIVRKIPGRLKFNDIVCVRDIQPQKASSIWSWRREVEKGGADKARLNASITLVSAERGELAQWNIESAWPSSLSVSHENPLQEVLVLTVEGLSLNP, from the coding sequence ATGAAATCCGCCATCCGCCTCACGGCCTTTTTCGCCCTGTCCCTCGCGCTGCAAGACACGGCTCTCGCCGCGGAAAGTTCTTACGGCAACAGCGCCGATTACCAGTTCAGGCTGAGCTTCGGCAAGGGCAGCGAGGAATATTTCGCCCGCTGCTCCGGCATCGGCTCATCTAACGAGGTGGTGGAACACAAGATGCTGGTGGACAGGGGAAGAACCGAGATCGTGCGTAAAATCCCGGGCCGGCTGAAGTTCAACGATATCGTGTGCGTGCGCGACATCCAGCCGCAAAAAGCCTCGTCGATCTGGTCGTGGCGGCGGGAAGTCGAAAAAGGGGGAGCGGACAAAGCCAGACTCAATGCCAGCATCACCCTGGTCAGTGCCGAACGGGGCGAACTCGCGCAATGGAATATCGAAAGCGCTTGGCCGTCCTCCTTATCCGTCAGCCACGAAAATCCCCTGCAGGAAGTCCTGGTCCTGACCGTGGAAGGCCTGTCGTTGAATCCATAG
- a CDS encoding C80 family cysteine peptidase: MKNADKYYILQIVKETDAGDETIYKNTDRLIGGYLKKYNLASIPTDNIVLPSDYIDTTWFFLNNSQIIYKKAGLSMRLKGLTDHSELIIRGHGDVNNNRVSRVSAEVLARSLIELGLQASCRINITGCNLGRNSNISGNERGTKSAQDVGAGSFAALFQKELYRLRGLRNRVHARTAPVTVLEDGRKETFDFASETNGIHHQAHSKIVFTIDSVGVQNMQFAY, encoded by the coding sequence ATGAAGAACGCCGACAAATACTACATCCTGCAAATCGTGAAGGAAACGGATGCCGGAGACGAAACCATCTACAAAAATACCGATCGATTAATCGGGGGATATCTTAAAAAATACAATTTGGCGTCCATACCCACGGATAACATAGTATTACCCTCCGACTATATCGATACCACCTGGTTTTTCCTGAACAATAGCCAGATCATCTACAAGAAGGCCGGTCTGTCCATGCGCCTGAAAGGACTTACCGACCATTCTGAACTGATAATCCGAGGGCATGGCGACGTCAATAACAACCGTGTATCCAGAGTGTCCGCCGAGGTATTGGCGCGCTCGCTGATCGAACTCGGCCTGCAGGCAAGCTGCAGAATAAACATCACCGGATGCAATTTGGGGCGAAACTCCAACATTTCCGGGAATGAACGGGGAACGAAAAGTGCGCAGGACGTCGGTGCGGGATCGTTTGCCGCACTTTTTCAGAAAGAACTTTACCGCCTACGCGGGCTGCGCAACCGTGTGCACGCGAGAACCGCGCCGGTCACGGTGCTGGAAGACGGCCGCAAGGAAACCTTCGATTTCGCCAGCGAAACCAACGGCATACACCATCAAGCGCACAGCAAGATTGTTTTTACCATCGACTCGGTGGGTGTCCAGAACATGCAATTTGCTTACTGA